The proteins below are encoded in one region of Effusibacillus dendaii:
- a CDS encoding ABC transporter substrate-binding protein produces MKKKLLAVAAVMTMALGTLTACGSGKQAASNGGNNGDTIKVGANFELSGNVASFGNSALKGSQLAVQEINDAGGVLGKKIEIVQADNASKPEESARTAQKLISNDKVVALIGPTTSTNALAAVPVAMEKKIPMVTSTATNPKVTVDERTKKVNDWIFRACFIDPFQGKVMADFASKELKAKTAVIYTDQASDYAKGLSQFFEETFTKGGGQILEKDSYQANDTDFKAVLTRIKDKNPDVIYVPGYYNEVGKILKQAREMGIKATFLGGDGWDAPQLVDIAGKENLGNTYFSNHYAADDKSPEVQTFVQSYKAKYNQVPDGFAALGYDAMKLLADAIKRANSTDPEKLKTALAQTKDFKGATGTMSLNENHDPVKSAVVIKFEDGKQVFNSKINP; encoded by the coding sequence ATGAAGAAAAAACTGTTAGCCGTAGCTGCGGTTATGACCATGGCGCTCGGTACACTGACCGCTTGCGGTAGTGGCAAACAAGCTGCTTCCAATGGCGGCAACAACGGGGATACGATCAAGGTGGGAGCCAACTTTGAATTGTCAGGGAATGTGGCTTCATTCGGTAACTCCGCATTGAAAGGTTCTCAACTGGCAGTCCAAGAAATTAATGATGCTGGCGGTGTTCTTGGCAAGAAAATTGAAATCGTACAAGCGGACAATGCCTCCAAGCCGGAGGAATCAGCTCGCACAGCACAGAAATTGATCTCGAACGACAAAGTGGTTGCACTGATCGGCCCTACCACCTCAACTAACGCTCTGGCTGCCGTTCCAGTCGCAATGGAAAAGAAAATCCCGATGGTTACTTCTACCGCTACCAACCCGAAAGTAACGGTTGACGAAAGAACGAAAAAAGTAAACGACTGGATTTTCCGCGCTTGCTTTATTGACCCGTTCCAGGGCAAGGTAATGGCTGACTTTGCGTCGAAAGAACTAAAGGCGAAAACGGCTGTCATTTATACGGACCAGGCGAGCGACTATGCGAAAGGGTTGTCACAGTTTTTTGAAGAAACGTTCACAAAGGGTGGCGGCCAGATTTTGGAAAAGGATTCCTATCAGGCAAATGACACCGATTTTAAAGCAGTTTTAACACGTATTAAGGATAAAAATCCGGATGTAATCTATGTGCCGGGTTACTATAACGAAGTGGGCAAAATTCTAAAGCAAGCGCGTGAAATGGGAATCAAGGCGACGTTCTTGGGCGGTGATGGTTGGGATGCGCCGCAGTTGGTCGATATTGCAGGCAAAGAAAACCTTGGCAACACCTATTTCTCGAATCACTATGCAGCGGATGACAAATCGCCTGAAGTACAGACGTTTGTTCAATCGTATAAGGCAAAATACAACCAAGTACCTGACGGATTTGCCGCACTTGGTTATGATGCAATGAAGCTGCTGGCTGATGCAATCAAGCGCGCCAACAGCACTGATCCGGAAAAACTGAAAACCGCTTTGGCGCAAACGAAAGATTTCAAAGGCGCAAC
- a CDS encoding ABC transporter ATP-binding protein, translating into MLKVDNINVFYGAIHALKGVSVTVNEGEIVTLIGANGAGKSTLLKTLSGLLKVKSGSIEFLGQSIVGHAAQSIVKDGLIHCPEGRRVFANMSVEENLELGAFLRKDSEVRKDMENVYERFPRLLERRKQMAGTLSGGEQQMLAIGRALMARPKLLLLDEPSMGLAPLLVQEIFQIVQEINKNGTTVLLVEQNANQALKIAHRAYVLETGKIVLSGSAAELADSEEIKSAYLGH; encoded by the coding sequence GTGCTGAAAGTCGATAACATTAACGTGTTTTACGGGGCGATTCACGCTTTGAAAGGCGTCAGTGTGACGGTCAATGAAGGGGAGATCGTGACATTGATTGGCGCCAATGGGGCCGGTAAATCCACCCTCTTGAAGACGTTATCGGGATTGTTGAAAGTGAAATCCGGTTCGATTGAGTTTCTGGGGCAATCAATTGTCGGTCATGCGGCGCAATCGATCGTGAAGGACGGACTGATTCACTGCCCGGAAGGGCGCCGTGTATTCGCGAATATGTCGGTAGAAGAAAATCTTGAATTGGGCGCGTTTCTTCGCAAAGACAGTGAAGTCAGGAAAGATATGGAAAATGTATATGAACGGTTTCCCCGTTTGTTGGAACGGAGAAAACAGATGGCCGGCACTTTGTCGGGGGGAGAACAGCAAATGTTGGCGATTGGGCGTGCCCTGATGGCTCGTCCAAAACTGCTGCTGCTCGACGAACCGTCAATGGGTCTGGCGCCGCTCCTGGTCCAGGAAATCTTCCAAATTGTACAGGAGATTAACAAAAACGGCACGACTGTGCTGCTGGTAGAACAAAACGCCAATCAGGCTTTGAAAATCGCCCATCGCGCCTATGTTCTGGAAACAGGCAAAATCGTACTTTCCGGAAGTGCGGCAGAGCTCGCTGACTCCGAAGAAATCAAAAGCGCGTATCTGGGGCATTAA
- a CDS encoding ABC transporter ATP-binding protein: protein MTDSTVVLDVQHVSRTFGGLKAVSDVAMFIRQGELVGLIGPNGAGKTTLFNLLTGVYEPSEGKILFNGESVGGLKPYQITQKGAARTFQNIRLFGDLSVLDNVKVAYHQHTKHSVWSSILRLPSHFKGEQEITEKAIEFLKIFKLDGKQNELAKNLPYGEQRRLEIARALAARPKLLLLDEPAAGMNPQETHDLMELIQWIRKEFDLTILLIEHDMSLVMGVCERIYVLDRGILIADGTPSEIRSNPKVIEAYLGQEV, encoded by the coding sequence ATGACGGATTCAACCGTTGTGCTTGATGTTCAACATGTAAGCCGCACGTTTGGCGGATTAAAAGCTGTTTCAGATGTCGCGATGTTTATACGGCAGGGGGAACTGGTCGGTTTAATCGGACCGAACGGTGCTGGAAAAACGACGCTGTTTAATTTGCTGACGGGCGTGTACGAACCGTCAGAAGGCAAGATTCTGTTTAACGGTGAATCGGTGGGCGGCTTGAAACCGTATCAGATTACGCAAAAAGGGGCTGCCCGCACATTCCAAAACATTCGTCTATTTGGCGATCTGTCCGTATTGGACAATGTAAAAGTCGCTTATCACCAACATACGAAACATTCCGTCTGGTCGTCGATCTTACGGCTCCCCTCCCATTTTAAAGGGGAACAGGAAATTACGGAAAAGGCGATCGAATTTTTGAAAATATTCAAGCTGGACGGCAAACAGAATGAACTGGCAAAAAATCTGCCATATGGGGAGCAGCGGAGACTGGAAATTGCCCGTGCGCTGGCGGCTAGACCCAAGCTGCTCCTTCTGGATGAACCGGCTGCCGGTATGAACCCACAGGAAACGCATGATTTGATGGAACTGATTCAATGGATTCGAAAGGAATTCGACCTGACGATTTTGTTGATCGAACATGACATGTCGCTGGTCATGGGAGTTTGTGAGCGAATCTATGTACTGGATAGAGGAATTTTAATCGCGGATGGCACACCTTCAGAGATCCGGTCTAATCCGAAAGTAATCGAAGCCTATCTGGGACAGGAGGTGTAG
- a CDS encoding branched-chain amino acid ABC transporter permease, with protein MRLQNKSFWTGLVLSIVIYAVIQLLIDTGALNDFAESTLILICINIILGVSLNLINGFTGQFSIGHAGFMSIGAYLSAIMTLDFNMPFVVALIVGGLTAAVAGLIIGIPSLRLKGDYLAIATLGFGEIIRIVWLNTEYVGGASGLSGIPTQTNWTWIFIWTLITVVVINNFVNSTHGRACISVRENEIAAEAMGINTTKYKVMAFVIGAFFAGIAGGLSAHMFYIINPNSFNFIKSFEILVIVVLGGLGSTSGSIVGAIVLTLLFTFLQDFPEIRMIIYSLLLILMMIFRPKGLLGTREFSFNFLGKKGEAK; from the coding sequence ATGCGGCTGCAGAATAAAAGTTTTTGGACCGGACTTGTACTTAGCATAGTGATTTACGCCGTAATCCAGCTGCTGATCGATACAGGCGCACTGAACGATTTCGCTGAATCAACCTTGATTCTGATTTGCATCAACATTATTTTGGGAGTTTCTTTAAATCTGATTAACGGTTTTACAGGCCAGTTCTCTATCGGGCATGCCGGATTCATGTCAATTGGGGCGTATCTGTCGGCGATAATGACCTTGGATTTCAATATGCCATTTGTTGTGGCACTGATCGTTGGCGGATTGACAGCTGCGGTCGCCGGATTGATCATCGGAATTCCTTCGCTCCGGCTAAAAGGAGATTATCTTGCGATTGCGACGCTTGGATTCGGGGAAATCATCCGGATTGTCTGGCTGAACACCGAGTATGTGGGGGGCGCGTCAGGACTGAGCGGGATTCCGACGCAGACCAACTGGACTTGGATTTTTATTTGGACGTTGATTACAGTCGTCGTGATTAATAACTTTGTCAATTCCACGCATGGCCGTGCCTGTATTTCTGTCCGTGAAAACGAAATTGCGGCGGAAGCGATGGGTATCAATACAACCAAATATAAAGTGATGGCATTTGTCATCGGCGCGTTTTTCGCCGGCATAGCAGGTGGACTTTCTGCCCATATGTTCTACATCATCAACCCAAACAGCTTTAACTTTATCAAGTCGTTTGAAATTCTGGTGATTGTCGTTTTGGGCGGTTTGGGCAGCACTTCCGGCTCGATTGTAGGCGCCATCGTCCTGACGCTGTTGTTTACGTTCCTGCAGGACTTCCCTGAAATTCGCATGATTATTTATTCCCTGCTTCTGATTCTGATGATGATCTTCCGTCCGAAAGGACTTTTGGGGACCCGCGAATTTTCGTTTAACTTCCTGGGCAAGAAGGGGGAAGCAAAATGA
- a CDS encoding branched-chain amino acid ABC transporter permease has protein sequence MEYYLQQLINGISVGSIYALIALGYTMVYGIIKLINFAHGDVFMVGAFMGLFASRFLSAKGLSPVWVFILALLFAMIVCAVLGVVIERTAYKPLRNSTRIAALITAIGVSFLLENGGIFVWGAQPKGFSEILPKHQFNLFGTVQIDSNQILILVVTVILMVVLQYIVHRTKIGKAMRAVSFDQDAALLMGINVNTTISATFAIGSALAGAAGVIFGMTYNSIDPLMGIIPGLKAFVAAVLGGIGIIPGALVGGLLLGVIETAVSSTGFSLWRDGVAFLILILILVFKPSGLFGKNVREKV, from the coding sequence ATGGAATATTACCTACAACAATTGATTAACGGCATATCAGTAGGCAGTATTTATGCCTTGATTGCTTTGGGTTACACGATGGTATACGGAATTATCAAGCTGATCAATTTTGCCCATGGTGATGTGTTCATGGTTGGGGCGTTCATGGGTTTATTCGCTTCCCGGTTCCTTTCGGCAAAGGGGCTGTCGCCGGTTTGGGTGTTTATACTTGCACTTCTCTTTGCAATGATTGTTTGCGCAGTTTTGGGAGTGGTCATTGAGCGAACAGCCTACAAACCATTGCGAAACTCCACCCGTATCGCGGCGCTGATTACGGCGATCGGTGTATCATTCCTGCTGGAAAACGGTGGGATTTTTGTTTGGGGTGCACAGCCGAAAGGGTTTTCGGAAATTCTCCCGAAACATCAATTTAACTTGTTCGGAACGGTTCAGATTGATTCCAACCAGATCCTGATCTTGGTCGTAACCGTAATCTTAATGGTCGTCCTGCAGTACATCGTACACCGTACCAAAATCGGAAAAGCAATGCGTGCGGTGTCATTTGACCAGGACGCAGCACTGCTGATGGGAATCAACGTGAACACGACGATCTCTGCGACGTTTGCGATTGGATCGGCGCTGGCAGGAGCGGCAGGCGTAATCTTCGGTATGACGTATAACTCGATCGATCCTCTGATGGGAATTATTCCAGGCTTGAAGGCGTTTGTTGCCGCCGTACTGGGCGGGATTGGCATCATTCCGGGAGCGTTGGTCGGAGGGTTGCTGCTTGGCGTCATCGAAACAGCGGTATCGTCTACCGGGTTTTCACTGTGGCGGGATGGCGTTGCTTTCCTGATCCTGATTTTGATCTTGGTCTTCAAGCCGTCGGGCTTGTTTGGCAAAAATGTTCGCGAGAAAGTGTAG
- a CDS encoding EamA family transporter: MTETSYLFAVLAALSWGIAPLFEKWGVLHTSPYFTLLIQSFVVSFILLSLGIQTGEIQQIAAMSQKSWFLLGIAGLLSGLLAQFFYYKALQTGEISRIIPLISSLQIVIATVSASFVWGETINGMKVVGTVFIVLGIFLLR, from the coding sequence ATGACAGAAACAAGTTATTTGTTTGCTGTATTGGCTGCATTATCATGGGGAATCGCACCTCTGTTTGAAAAATGGGGCGTGCTGCATACATCGCCTTACTTCACGTTGCTGATTCAGTCTTTCGTCGTTTCTTTTATACTTTTATCGCTAGGTATTCAAACAGGCGAAATCCAGCAGATTGCGGCAATGAGCCAGAAATCCTGGTTCTTGTTGGGGATCGCAGGTCTGTTGAGCGGGCTTTTGGCACAGTTTTTTTATTATAAAGCACTGCAGACCGGGGAGATTAGCCGAATTATTCCGTTAATCAGTTCGCTGCAAATCGTAATTGCCACTGTATCCGCGTCGTTTGTATGGGGGGAAACGATCAACGGCATGAAGGTGGTCGGTACGGTCTTCATCGTGCTCGGCATCTTTCTGTTAAGATAA
- a CDS encoding acyl-CoA dehydrogenase family protein, with the protein MSTKEKVKGGSFILEQVNANDVFTPEDFNDEQKMIAKTTADFIEGEVVPHFEELESLNIDLTVKLLKKAGELGLLGADVPEEYDGLGLDKVSSALISEYFTRGGSFALSHGAHIGIGSLPIVYFGTKEQKAKYLPKLATGEWLAAYALTEPGSGSDALGAKTTAKLSEDGKYYILNGTKQFITNAGFANVFVVYAKIDGEKFSAFIVERDFPGVSTGPEEKKMGIKGSSTRPLILEDAKVPVENLLGEEGKGHLIAFNILNIGRYKLGIGCTGTSKRALQVSAQYANERKQFGRPISSFTLIGEKLADMNTKIYALESLIYRIVGLYNDIFADFEDPNDKGRTAANLIAEYAIECSISKVFGSEVLGFVADEGVQIHGGYGFIQEYEIEGIYRSSRINRIFEGTNEINRLLIPGTLLRKALKGELPLMEATQKLQAELMNLTPQSPDGTPLGNEKLLIEQARKAFLMVGGLAVQKYQQKLDNEQEILANLADMLIEFYAMQSAVLRAEKALAKGNAGLKVTLAKLYANQAFERIEDLGRETLAAMAEGDALRMQLSIFKKLTRVEPINTIALKREVAAKVIEEQKYVH; encoded by the coding sequence ATGTCGACGAAAGAAAAAGTAAAAGGCGGTTCTTTTATCCTTGAGCAAGTCAATGCGAATGATGTATTTACACCGGAAGACTTCAACGATGAGCAGAAGATGATTGCCAAGACGACGGCTGATTTCATCGAAGGGGAAGTGGTTCCTCATTTTGAAGAATTGGAATCATTGAATATTGACCTGACGGTAAAACTGCTGAAAAAAGCTGGCGAACTGGGACTGCTTGGGGCTGATGTGCCAGAAGAGTACGACGGTCTCGGTCTGGATAAAGTGTCTTCCGCTCTGATTTCCGAATACTTTACGCGCGGCGGTTCCTTCGCTTTGTCGCACGGCGCGCACATCGGAATCGGAAGTCTGCCGATCGTCTATTTCGGAACGAAAGAACAAAAAGCAAAGTACTTGCCAAAACTTGCTACTGGTGAATGGTTGGCCGCTTATGCTCTGACGGAGCCAGGATCCGGTTCTGACGCGCTCGGCGCCAAAACAACGGCTAAGCTGTCGGAAGACGGAAAATATTACATCTTGAACGGTACCAAGCAATTTATCACAAACGCTGGTTTTGCCAACGTCTTTGTGGTTTATGCGAAAATTGACGGTGAGAAATTCTCCGCCTTTATCGTGGAACGCGATTTCCCTGGCGTATCTACCGGTCCGGAAGAGAAGAAAATGGGGATCAAAGGGTCGTCCACCCGTCCGCTGATTCTGGAAGACGCCAAAGTGCCGGTTGAAAACCTGTTGGGTGAAGAGGGGAAAGGTCACCTCATCGCGTTCAACATTTTGAACATTGGACGCTACAAGTTGGGGATCGGTTGTACAGGTACGTCCAAGCGTGCGCTGCAGGTGTCGGCTCAATACGCGAATGAACGCAAACAGTTTGGACGCCCGATTTCATCCTTCACTTTAATCGGTGAAAAATTGGCAGACATGAACACGAAGATTTACGCGCTTGAATCGTTGATCTACCGTATTGTCGGTCTGTATAACGACATCTTTGCCGATTTCGAGGATCCGAACGATAAAGGACGCACGGCAGCCAATCTGATTGCTGAATATGCGATCGAATGCTCCATTTCGAAAGTGTTTGGCTCTGAAGTGCTCGGCTTTGTAGCGGATGAAGGAGTTCAAATACACGGCGGTTACGGCTTTATTCAGGAGTATGAAATTGAGGGGATTTACCGTTCCTCAAGAATTAACCGGATTTTCGAAGGTACAAACGAAATCAACCGTTTGTTGATTCCAGGTACGCTGCTCCGCAAAGCGTTGAAAGGGGAGCTGCCTTTGATGGAAGCAACCCAGAAACTGCAGGCGGAACTGATGAATCTGACACCGCAATCTCCAGACGGAACTCCGCTTGGCAACGAGAAGCTGCTGATCGAGCAAGCACGCAAAGCATTCTTGATGGTAGGCGGATTGGCTGTTCAGAAATACCAGCAAAAGCTGGATAATGAACAGGAGATCCTTGCGAATCTGGCAGACATGCTGATCGAGTTCTATGCCATGCAGTCGGCTGTTCTGCGCGCCGAAAAAGCATTGGCAAAAGGAAATGCCGGTTTGAAAGTGACACTGGCAAAATTGTATGCAAATCAAGCGTTTGAAAGGATCGAAGATTTGGGTCGGGAAACGCTTGCTGCTATGGCGGAAGGCGACGCGCTTCGCATGCAGTTGTCGATTTTCAAGAAATTGACCCGTGTCGAGCCGATCAACACGATCGCTCTGAAGCGTGAAGTTGCCGCGAAAGTGATTGAAGAACAGAAGTACGTTCATTAA
- a CDS encoding acetyl-CoA C-acetyltransferase has protein sequence MREAVIVAGVRTAVGKAPKGSLRQTRPEDFGAVVLEELIRRTPGLDPKEIEDVIIGCAMPEGEQGMNMARIVAQRAGLPNEVSAMTVNRFCSSGLQTIALAAQQIMIGQADVIIAGGVESMSHVPMTGYKIAPNPWLARHKPEIYMAMGHTAEQVAQRFNVTREDQDAFAARSHQRAAAAIQAGKFKDEIVPIHAQLKSFENGQVKVKEFVFDTDEGVRPDTTAETLAKLRPVFHVKGSVTAGNSSQTSDGAAAVMVMSPEKATALGLKPLAVFRSFAVGGVDPDVMGIGPIVAVPKALKLAGITKEQVDLFELNEAFASQSLAVCRHLELDQEKVNVNGGAIALGHPLGCSGAKLTVSLINELRRRNGKYGVVTMCIGGGMGAAGVFELV, from the coding sequence ATGAGAGAAGCTGTCATCGTAGCTGGAGTGCGCACTGCTGTCGGCAAAGCGCCGAAAGGATCTCTACGCCAGACAAGACCTGAAGATTTTGGCGCGGTTGTGCTGGAAGAGCTCATTCGTCGCACTCCTGGTCTCGATCCGAAAGAAATAGAAGATGTGATTATCGGGTGTGCCATGCCGGAAGGGGAGCAGGGCATGAATATGGCCCGCATCGTTGCACAACGGGCTGGGCTGCCAAATGAAGTGTCGGCCATGACGGTAAACCGTTTTTGCTCATCCGGTCTGCAGACCATCGCATTGGCTGCCCAACAAATCATGATCGGGCAGGCGGATGTGATTATTGCAGGCGGTGTGGAAAGCATGAGTCATGTGCCGATGACCGGTTACAAGATTGCGCCAAACCCGTGGCTGGCGAGACATAAACCGGAGATTTATATGGCGATGGGGCATACTGCTGAACAGGTGGCGCAACGGTTTAACGTTACACGGGAAGATCAGGACGCTTTTGCGGCGAGATCCCATCAACGGGCGGCGGCTGCTATTCAAGCAGGCAAGTTTAAGGACGAAATTGTGCCGATTCATGCACAGTTGAAGTCGTTTGAAAATGGTCAGGTAAAGGTGAAGGAATTCGTGTTTGATACGGATGAAGGGGTGCGCCCCGATACAACGGCGGAAACACTGGCGAAACTGCGTCCCGTCTTCCATGTAAAAGGATCTGTGACAGCAGGAAACTCTTCGCAAACATCAGACGGTGCGGCAGCTGTTATGGTGATGTCGCCCGAGAAGGCAACCGCGTTAGGGCTTAAGCCGTTAGCTGTATTCCGCTCGTTTGCGGTAGGTGGTGTCGATCCTGATGTTATGGGAATTGGCCCGATTGTAGCCGTGCCAAAGGCCCTGAAGCTTGCCGGTATTACAAAAGAACAAGTGGATCTGTTTGAGTTGAATGAAGCGTTTGCTTCCCAGTCTCTCGCGGTATGTCGCCATCTGGAGCTTGATCAGGAGAAGGTTAACGTAAACGGTGGCGCGATTGCACTTGGACATCCGCTTGGCTGTTCGGGCGCGAAGCTGACTGTGTCCCTGATTAATGAACTGCGTCGCCGCAACGGCAAATACGGGGTTGTGACGATGTGTATCGGTGGCGGAATGGGTGCTGCCGGCGTTTTTGAACTCGTGTAA
- a CDS encoding 3-hydroxyacyl-CoA dehydrogenase/enoyl-CoA hydratase family protein, with protein MDFKIGKVAVIGAGVMGTGIAAHLANVGIPSYLLDIVPNELTEEEKAKGLSLQHPLVRNRFANRGKEALLKSKPALLYVPGNADLIKTGNIEDDFSVLSEVDWIIEVVVEKLQVKQQLFEKIESVWKPGIIVSSNTSGVSINQMSEGRSQEFRQHFLGTHFFNPVRYMKLLEVIPCSDTKPELLDFMVNFGERVLGKGVVVCKDTVNFIANRIGTYGLMVTVQEMTKNGLTIDEIDAITGPAMGRPKSATFRTLDIVGLDTFVNVANNVHANVTDPDEKATFVVPDFIQQMVERRWLGQKTKQGFYKKEGKEISVLDYNTLDYRPAGKPNFASLEAAKAQKGSAAKVKTLVNGEDKAALFAWGVLKRVLLYTAERVEEIADDIVSVDKAMKWGFNWELGPFETWDAIGLEKSVARMKQEGETIPAWVEQMLASGKTAFYSRENGVKLFATLKGDYKGIEQPKEFIDLKALKEQGKKVKSNAGASLIDIGDGIVCLEFHSQNQVIGDDITNMINETITEVSNNWRGLVIGNQAKNFCVGANLMMILMGAQDEEWDDIAYSVKRFQDTLLKLKYLDKPVVAAPFSMTLGGGIEVCYPADRIQAAAESYIGLVEVGVGLLPGGGGNKELLIRNIEAVQDNKDVDLQPFVNKTFETIAMAKVSTSGPDAKTLGHLRQTDGVTVNTDYLIYDAKQAAISLADAGYRPPQRKKVRVVGEAGFAVLKVALFGMKHSGFISDHDMKIAEKVAYVLTGGDVPANTWVTEEYLLDLEREAFLSLCGEPKSQERMRYMLTNGKPLRN; from the coding sequence ATGGATTTTAAAATCGGAAAAGTGGCAGTGATTGGTGCCGGAGTCATGGGGACCGGAATTGCGGCGCATCTGGCCAATGTGGGAATTCCTTCCTATCTGCTTGATATCGTACCGAACGAGCTGACAGAGGAAGAAAAGGCAAAAGGTTTATCATTGCAACATCCACTTGTACGCAACCGCTTTGCTAACCGAGGCAAGGAAGCTCTGCTGAAGTCGAAACCGGCGCTGCTTTACGTACCGGGAAATGCCGATCTGATCAAAACGGGTAATATCGAGGACGATTTTTCTGTACTGTCGGAAGTAGATTGGATTATTGAAGTGGTTGTGGAAAAGCTCCAAGTCAAACAACAATTGTTTGAGAAGATAGAAAGCGTGTGGAAGCCGGGGATTATCGTTTCCTCCAACACATCAGGTGTTTCCATCAATCAAATGTCGGAAGGACGAAGCCAGGAATTCCGCCAGCATTTCCTAGGGACCCACTTTTTCAATCCAGTCCGCTATATGAAACTGCTGGAAGTAATTCCTTGCAGCGATACCAAACCCGAACTGCTTGATTTCATGGTTAATTTCGGCGAACGGGTGCTTGGCAAAGGGGTTGTAGTCTGCAAAGATACGGTCAACTTCATTGCCAACCGAATCGGTACTTACGGCCTGATGGTAACCGTTCAGGAAATGACGAAAAACGGTCTTACGATCGATGAAATTGACGCCATTACCGGCCCGGCCATGGGACGTCCAAAGTCGGCCACCTTCCGTACATTGGATATTGTGGGTCTCGATACGTTTGTAAATGTAGCCAACAATGTGCATGCAAATGTTACCGATCCGGACGAGAAGGCGACTTTTGTGGTACCGGACTTTATTCAACAGATGGTAGAACGACGCTGGTTGGGGCAGAAAACCAAACAGGGTTTTTATAAAAAAGAAGGCAAAGAGATTTCGGTGCTCGATTACAATACGCTTGATTATCGGCCTGCCGGAAAACCGAATTTTGCCTCTTTGGAAGCAGCCAAAGCGCAAAAAGGATCGGCCGCCAAAGTGAAAACGTTGGTGAACGGTGAAGATAAGGCCGCATTGTTCGCATGGGGCGTATTGAAGCGTGTACTGCTCTACACGGCTGAACGCGTGGAAGAAATTGCGGATGATATCGTCAGCGTCGACAAAGCAATGAAATGGGGCTTTAACTGGGAATTGGGCCCATTTGAAACATGGGATGCTATCGGTTTGGAAAAATCGGTTGCCCGCATGAAGCAGGAAGGGGAAACCATACCGGCTTGGGTCGAACAAATGCTGGCTTCCGGCAAAACAGCCTTCTACAGCAGGGAGAACGGCGTTAAGTTGTTTGCAACGCTGAAAGGAGATTACAAAGGAATCGAACAGCCTAAAGAGTTTATCGACCTGAAAGCTCTTAAAGAACAGGGTAAAAAGGTGAAATCGAATGCAGGCGCTTCCCTGATTGATATTGGGGACGGCATTGTCTGCCTGGAATTCCATTCGCAAAACCAAGTAATCGGCGACGATATTACGAACATGATTAACGAAACGATCACGGAGGTTTCGAACAACTGGCGCGGACTTGTAATCGGCAACCAGGCAAAGAACTTCTGTGTCGGCGCAAACCTGATGATGATTTTGATGGGCGCGCAGGATGAAGAGTGGGATGATATTGCCTATTCGGTGAAGAGATTTCAGGATACGTTGTTGAAACTGAAATATCTCGATAAACCGGTCGTTGCGGCTCCGTTCTCGATGACGCTCGGCGGCGGTATCGAAGTATGTTATCCGGCAGACCGCATCCAGGCGGCGGCGGAAAGCTATATCGGTCTTGTCGAAGTGGGCGTCGGTTTGCTGCCGGGCGGCGGCGGCAACAAGGAGCTTTTGATCCGGAATATTGAAGCGGTACAGGACAATAAAGATGTGGATCTGCAGCCGTTCGTCAATAAAACATTTGAAACGATCGCAATGGCGAAAGTGTCCACGTCCGGACCGGACGCAAAGACATTGGGCCATCTTCGTCAAACGGACGGCGTGACAGTCAATACAGACTACCTGATTTACGATGCCAAGCAAGCGGCCATCAGTTTGGCTGATGCAGGCTACAGACCGCCGCAGAGAAAGAAAGTGCGCGTTGTCGGGGAAGCCGGTTTTGCCGTATTGAAAGTTGCTTTGTTCGGCATGAAGCACTCCGGTTTTATTTCCGACCATGATATGAAGATCGCTGAAAAAGTTGCCTACGTACTGACTGGCGGTGACGTACCGGCCAACACCTGGGTAACGGAAGAGTATCTGTTGGATCTTGAACGGGAAGCATTTTTAAGTCTGTGCGGCGAACCGAAGTCGCAGGAACGGATGAGATACATGCTGACAAACGGGAAACCGTTGCGTAACTAA
- the speD gene encoding adenosylmethionine decarboxylase yields MTQEEYSTFGRHVAVDTWGADFNMLNDAKFLEKMMVEAANKCGATVLSVQSQQFEPQGATVLVLLSESHISIHTYPEKAFAAMDCYTCGETVDPQVAIDHMIAVLKPEKTYPKMLKRGEGPIEVVDGPVAIGK; encoded by the coding sequence ATGACCCAAGAAGAGTATTCAACTTTTGGGAGACATGTTGCTGTCGACACGTGGGGTGCTGACTTTAACATGCTCAACGACGCAAAATTTCTCGAAAAAATGATGGTGGAAGCGGCTAACAAATGTGGAGCAACCGTATTGTCCGTTCAGAGTCAACAGTTTGAACCGCAAGGTGCAACCGTTTTGGTGTTGCTTTCGGAAAGTCACATTTCCATTCATACCTATCCCGAAAAAGCCTTTGCGGCAATGGATTGTTACACTTGTGGGGAAACGGTGGATCCCCAGGTTGCGATAGACCATATGATCGCCGTTTTGAAGCCGGAGAAAACATATCCGAAAATGTTAAAGCGCGGAGAGGGTCCGATTGAAGTGGTGGATGGTCCAGTTGCGATTGGCAAGTAA